The Chiloscyllium plagiosum isolate BGI_BamShark_2017 chromosome 14, ASM401019v2, whole genome shotgun sequence genome segment GAAATTCAGCAGAGCTGAAACAGTCTTATATGCAAGCAGCAAAGCTTAACATCAAATAAAAATCCACATGTACAGCAGAAGTCAGTCTGCGCTACATCCAAAGACAAATTGCTAATATTTTCACTCTGTGGTAGCATTTAGAATGGATCAGTCTTATATACATGGGAATACATTACTGCTGAACAGTTGTAATGGATTGATATTAAAACACTTCAACTATTCACTTAAGTTTGCCTAAACTACTGAAAATGTCATTGGTATGTAACTGAGGAGAGAATAATATCTGATGTGAGTTCTTTGTTGCAAAGGAAGTGACTTAAATAGaagcatttatttttgaaattcccATTTCATGTAATCTGTTTCGATTCATTgttaagcagttttttttttaaattaaacaatttaaTGTAGCTTTATCTCATGACAGGTGACAAGGAAAACTAAATGTTAAGCCATATTTTCATTCTCAGAAATTTTAGTTCCAATAAGAAAGTGCTCCAGGAATGCTGGGTTTTGATTTGTTAATATTCTGCTAAATCAGTCATTAAACACTGAGAATGTCTTGTTCCTATGCGTATTAATTTGCTGAAATCCTGTGCATGACAATTAGTGCCTATAATAGAAATAGCCTCTGTTACAAAAAGTAACCAAAGTAATAAGAACATTCAAAAAGttacaaatgtataaaatattaGATCAATGGCTACAAAACATTAAGTGGTCCAAGAAAAAGTTTTTTTAATATGATGGCAGTCCATTACTCTGTATAATCAGTACTTGACTGGTTATCTTGCAATGCACCGCAAATTTCTAAATTTCTTTATAAACTtcatttcccatattcctgacAGTTGAAGACACCTTGAACTAAAGGTAGTAAGACAGTGGAAAGAAAGTGACAGTTATAAAGACCTGACACCCACACCACTGCTGCAACTTCAAGAAAGGCTTTGGGCACATCAATATTTAGGAATGTTTGAGAAATAATTTCTTTCACTATCCAGTTTAGCATTGTGTAATATAAAGGCGGAGGAGTTGAATTAACATTTTTCTGGGCGCTGTGTTCCATGGACTGATGATAATCATGAAATAATTTTCAATGCTGACGATATAATTGGATTGGATTTAGTGCATTGGTGGCCTCACCATTTTTAAACAAACATATTTTCTCTGTGATGTACAGAAAATGACACTGCTACCTTAGTACATTAAACCAGAAAGATCCTCATGCCTTCTCCAAAAAGCAATGATGCTGGATATTTTTACAACATAAAAATTATCAACTTATATTGCAAATTGCCATTTTCTAACAAAAGGGCATTTCCATTTATGATATTGTACAGTTTCACCATCTTAGCAAATCATGCAAGATATTTGCTACAAAACAAGTGACTgcataaaacttttaaaaatctcagtAGAAATCACTGTGAAAATTGTCAGATCTTACACACATACAACGCAGGGTGCCTAGCTGCATGCCACCCCAAGTTCTTCTGTAACAACCCACAACCAAGTCACACATCACAGCACATTTAGCAATATGGCAAATTAAAAAGGCAACTTCAATAATGTCTGCAATACAGTAGAAAAGCTCAGCGATGAACACAAATTAATACTGCCAGTTGTGAGGTTGAGAATTTCAGTATTACATGAGCATATCTGGAGTCTACAATAGAGACAGTTAGGAGTTTATATGAGGCCTACTGGTCTCCCAGACTCCTCATGCTCATGTCAACCCCCTCACCATGGCTTACATCATAGAGAGGCACAAAAAATCATTTGTATTTATATTGCAGTAAAAGTTGAAGCATTTATTCTAgtcagagaaaaagaaatgtattTTAATATGTGGTCAAAACATATGTAAATCCTATTAATGTAACTTAAAATAATTTACAATATAAAGTATTCATAAACTACTTCTTGAACATGTCTTGAAGTGGTCCAGGAAGATACTTAAGGACAGTATCAAGgatgctttcttcttcctcttcctcttcatcACCACAACCAGCAGGAATTGCTTTCTTTGGACGAGTCAAACTCCCTTCTATTGGTGCTTCCATTGCAGCCTTTTCCTCAGcttctttttcttccttcttcTTTAGGCCATACTAGTGTTTAAAGAAAGTAGATATCTTTAAAATGACCCCATACAGAATGCACAAAAGCATTGAATAGCATGTCTGATTATACATTCCACAGCATTTTCTATCCATGTGAAGTATGTTATTCGGCTCCAGTGCAACATTTACAAAGTAACATAGATTGAACTATTATTTGATTTTGGATATTGATTAACGTGCAACGGTATCCAATACAGATAGACTGCAATAGTTATGAACAGCTGTGAGGAATTTCCACCATGGGAACAATAGAAAAGTTAGATTCAGAAAATGTGCCCATTCCCAAATGTCAGGTTATGCTCAAACTTTCTGATAATTTAATTAAGATATATATCTACataaacatttacataaatgatataaaTCAGTGTGACCAATCAGGACCAAAGGAAAACATATATCCCACAGCATATATCCCTCCTGCAGTTCTGAAATTaaagtttcattcattcaattgtCATTCATGCATGTCAGGCACACACATTAGAGAACAGACACCAGAAAAActtccaatttcttttcattcacaggatgtgaacaGCATTTTTTGTCCAGCCCTAACTATGCTTGGGAAGATGGCAGTGGTCAGTCCTCTGAACCACTGCAATTCATGTAGTGCAGTGCTGTCAGGAAaggagttccagtattttgacctaGCACCAGCGAAGGAACTTCAagatatttccaggtcaggatagtgtgtggctcggaggggaacttccaAGGGATAGTGTTCTGCTGTATACACTGCCCTTTTCTTTCTTGATGGTAGAAATTGCAAACTTTGAAGGTACTGTTGAATGAGCCtgggtgagttgttgcagtgcatcttgtagattgtacacataATGCCACTatgcatggataggaaatagGAATAGATGGGATATCGTTTGAGTGGGCAGCTTTGTACTACATGATGTCAAGCTCCTTGAATAGTGTTGGACCTGCACCTATCCATAAAGGTGGAGAGTGTTCGATCACACTTCTAAGGTGAGTCTATGTAAATGGTGGACAAGTATCAGGGAAACAGGAGATGTGTCACTAAACACAGATTTGCAGGATCTGATGGCTTTTCtatccacagtatttatatggctgatccatTTCAATTCAGTTTTTTGGACAATGCGTATTTTAATGATGCTATGAAAGAGTCTTATTAAAGAAAGCTATGGTATGCTTGTCCCAGTAAGGATAGGTCAATAAAGAttggagctggaaaaagtacagcaggtcaagcagcatcagaggagcaggagagtcaacgtttcaggtcaggAACCTTTTATCAGGACCGGGGcaggggaagggggctgaaaaCAAATAGAGGGAGGGGGTCGGGCTGTGGGAACGGTAGGTGGGATGGCAACAGATGGATGCAGATAGGAGGTGATTAGGattggtcagtggggagggtggagtggataggtgggaagaaagatggacaggttagctCAGGTCATGGGGGAGCAAATGATTAGggggttgcagtgggagagaaacCCACTGAGAtctttaaaaagggaggaggaaagGTCCTTCAAGGTTGGCATCCTTGGCCCACATAATGTGGAGACGCAGGTGTTGGCCTGggatgtataaagttaaaaattacacaacatcaggttatagtccaacagactacAGGCTACAACAGCAGAGGCTTCACAGCATGGTTTTCAGcaacttggagacagtgaggattgcagatgcaggaaagtcagagtcgataaattGTGGACCGGAATAAGCAcggcaggtcgagcagcatcagaggagcaggagagtcaacatttcaggtcaggaccAATCACCTGCTACCTCCGTCCACCTGTCACCATCCTGCCTACCTTCCCCAGCCCCCACTCCcttcctctatttatttctcagcccccttccccctcccaacTCTTGATGAAAGGTCCTGACTAAAACATCGACTCCTCTGCCCCtctaatgctgcttgacctgctgtactttttccagttccacactttatcgactttgacttgccagcatctgcagtcctcactatctcccagtaAGGATAAACATTACGTTCAAATAATTGTAACGCAACACCCGAAAAATGACTGTCTTTGAACTTGAAAATGTGCTTATTTGAAGATAACCTCTCAGCGTATTGAATTACAAGATAATTGTATATGAGGTGCCATAACCTGGAAGGTTAGCCAGTTTTTACGAGGTATTCAGATGAAAGAATCCATAGATGATGAGAAAAGTTGGAAGAGTTTTGGGTATGTTATTGTAACATGTATAAATCATGTACAAGTTGGTTTGAGTTTAGGTTttggggaaagaaaacaaaataaattcaatgTGTGTGTTTGTTAAGACACAACAGACGAGATGACTCACAATCATAATATGTCACTTCAATTTGCTCATTAGATTTCCAAAGGACCAACTCCTATTTACCTGCATCAGTTTCCTGGAATTATTCCAAactaaaatacttcaaaagatCATTAAAAGAATCTAtgctgagagttttttttaaattcaggggATAATCAGAAGGCGTTATCACACACCATCATAATGTAACTGCAAACAAATTATTTATGAAATTGTATTATAATTATTGTGTTCTGGGTATTGGCTGCCTTACCCTCTGTTTCTACATTTTGCATGGTGATAAGTGAAACTGTACTCATTTGCGTGAGTGGAAAATTGCAAATTAACGTGCACATGAGTAAATGACCAGTTGAAAGTTAGCCTGGGGAAATATCTTAGTAAGAGAAATATATTCTTCAGTTGGTGGTGGTCATACCTAAAACGGAATGGGCTGAAACaaaatttgcaattttctgcTCATGCAGATGAGTACAGTTTCACTCAACTCTGTGCAAATTGTAGAAACGTAGGGTAAGGCAGCCAATACCTAGAACGCGGTACTTAGAATACAATTCCATAAATAGTTTGTATCCAGTTACATTATGATGGTGTGTGATAAAGCCTTCTGATCATGCcctgatttaaaaagaaatctcagCACAGATTATTTTAATGACCTTAGAAGTATTTTAGTTTGGAATAATTCCAGGAAACTGATCAGGTAAGCAGGAGTTGGTCCtttggaaaaacttagcaggtctggcagcatctgtggagaggagctgcaaatgtgttgctggaaaagcgcagtaggtcaggcagcatccaaggaacaggagaatcgagtttcgggcataagcccttcttcagggcttatgcccgaaacgtcgattctcctgttccttggatgctgcctgacctgctgtgcttttccagcaacacattttcagctctgatctccagcatctgcagtcctcactttctcctctgtggagagaaatcaggttaATGTTTGGGTCGAGTAACCCCTTTCTAagttctgagtttttccagcaatttatgattttgtttctgatttgcagcagccatagttcttttggtttttacttaAGATATGAGCTGATCCTATTTCTAGTTGAGTGTTAAAGTGTTAAAAGCACTCAAATGGATCTGcctattttcattttattcataGATTCAGGGATACAGTAACATGTGCAAGAAGAAAGAGGTAGTTAagagaggaaatatataaatgaattttaaaactctGAGAATAACTCAAAAAAATGTGCTGCAATGATGGGAAGGAAAGATCAATTCAGAAATCCCTTAGATAAATTCAAGAAGACATCTGAACACTGACAATCTTTTCCAAAGCTTAAAATGCAGGGGATTAAGAATTGATAGATAAAACTTACAGTAAAGAAAAGCTGAGATACAGTCTTGAAGCCACAGCTGCCTAGTCACTTTCTCTGCCAGCTCAAATATTAGCTGCATATACCCTTATTGCAAAGCTTTGCATCTGGTACTGCTATCTCACCCTGATAACACTGTCCACAGACAGTGCCAGATAAATAAATGACTGATCCATCTAGGTGAATAGAACAAAGTTCGCTAAACTGGTTGATGATTACCCAGACATATTTTCTTTCATGCAACACCTTGTAAAGCTGAGCATTTCACAAACATTAACTCTTCGCTTTCTGTTGGGGACTCAAAATCTGCTTGAGTACAGAAATTAGCTTGACACTCCATTATAGGAATAAGGGAGTTCTGCACTATCAGAGGGGCTGTCTTTTAGATGTGATGTTAAACTCTGACtccatctgccctctcaggtggatctAAACATGTGCAAGCAATATTTTTGATCCCTTGTTCAAAATTAGTTGTTTAATAAACATTAGAAAAAAATGACCAACAAGTTAATCTCAATGTTTTttatgggagtttgctgtgtgcaagGTGAATGCTACATTTCTTGTATTACAAcattgactgcatttcaaaagtgaCTTCAGTTGCAGAAGTTGCTTTTCCAGAAGTCAGAAAGACAGTACTTGAACTCCAGCTTTTCACAATATGTTTACTGATTTAGATAAGGAACTAAATGTATATctccaagcttgcagatgacactaagctgagtTGGACAGTCAGCTTgatgcaaagatgcttcagtgTGGTTTGGGCAAGTTGAGCAAATGCATGTCAGATGCAATATAATGCAAATTAAtttgaagttatccactttggttgcaaaagcaggaaggtagactgttatctgaatggcaatagagtgggaaaacagaatgcaacaagacctgagtAGCCTTGTATACCGGTTG includes the following:
- the LOC122556703 gene encoding complexin-2; translation: MLLFHTGATKDMGKMLGGDEEKDPDAQKKEEERQEALRQQEEERKQKHIRMEAEREKVRQQIRDKYGLKKKEEKEAEEKAAMEAPIEGSLTRPKKAIPAGCGDEEEEEEESILDTVLKYLPGPLQDMFKK